Proteins co-encoded in one Nitratireductor kimnyeongensis genomic window:
- a CDS encoding xanthine dehydrogenase family protein molybdopterin-binding subunit, with protein sequence MTVMTPKFGMGASVRRKEDAAFITGRGRYTDDFLPEGTLHLYVVRSPVAKASFSITSVEEAQAAPGVHLVLTGSDVAHLKDLRSGAMQKQPDGTRAPTRDIPILCRDRVQYVGDAVALVVAESRAQAQDAAELIEIDFEDEEAIASTAAALSEDSPLVWPELGSNRAFLYHVGDKEKSDAAFEKADRVTRIQFVNNRLVCNYMEPRAALAEWRSDENRFVLTTGSQGVHSMRGILCKTFGIDPENLRVITPDVGGGFGPKTFVYREYAMVMEAAKRLGRPVKWTGDRNEHFMTDAQGRDNVVTAEMAMDSEGRFLGLRIDLTANMGAYISQFGPFIPFVGVSMSTGVYDIRALDVTINGVYTNTCPVDAYRGAGRPEAAFLLEKLVDACARDLGIGRDEIRRRNFIRPEQFPYRTQTGRLYDVGEFEGHMNKCMQNAGWATFEERLETSRRNGKLRGIGMATYVEACAFAGSEPAHVRLNDDGSVTLLIGTQSNGQGHATAYAQFVADKLNIDIDRITVRQGDTDELASGGGTGGSRSIPLGGVSAARAGEDLAEKIRKLAADELEASVDDIELFGGAARIVGTDRAVDFSAIAKAAKAPEDLEGFGEFVQEEATYPNGTHICEVEIDPETGRTQVVAYWIVDDFGATVNPILLAGQVHGGVAQGLGQALTEDTVYSEDGQLITASFMDYAMPRADDLPFIHFETRNVPSTTNAMGIKGAGEAGTIGATPAVLNAVTDALYHAYGITHIDMPTTPSRVWEAIRQARKAA encoded by the coding sequence ATGACTGTGATGACGCCGAAATTCGGGATGGGGGCCTCCGTGCGCCGCAAGGAAGATGCGGCGTTCATTACTGGCCGAGGGCGTTATACGGATGATTTTCTGCCTGAAGGAACGTTGCATCTTTACGTGGTGCGCTCGCCTGTGGCCAAGGCGAGCTTTAGCATAACCTCCGTCGAGGAGGCGCAGGCCGCGCCAGGTGTCCATCTGGTCCTGACGGGCTCGGATGTGGCGCATCTGAAAGACCTGCGTTCCGGCGCCATGCAGAAGCAACCGGACGGAACACGCGCTCCTACGCGTGACATCCCGATTCTGTGCCGTGATCGTGTCCAGTATGTCGGCGACGCGGTGGCCCTGGTGGTTGCCGAGAGCCGCGCCCAGGCGCAAGATGCCGCAGAGCTGATCGAAATCGATTTCGAGGACGAGGAGGCCATAGCCTCGACTGCAGCCGCCCTGTCCGAGGATTCCCCACTGGTCTGGCCGGAGCTCGGATCGAACCGTGCATTTCTTTACCATGTGGGTGACAAGGAGAAATCGGACGCGGCGTTCGAGAAGGCCGACCGTGTTACCCGCATCCAGTTCGTGAACAACCGTCTCGTCTGCAACTACATGGAGCCACGTGCAGCGCTGGCCGAGTGGCGCAGCGACGAAAACCGCTTTGTGTTGACCACCGGCTCGCAAGGTGTGCACTCCATGCGCGGGATTCTTTGCAAGACGTTTGGCATCGACCCTGAAAATCTGCGTGTGATCACGCCGGATGTCGGTGGCGGTTTTGGTCCGAAAACCTTTGTCTACCGCGAATACGCCATGGTCATGGAGGCAGCAAAACGGCTGGGTCGTCCAGTCAAGTGGACCGGTGATCGCAACGAGCATTTCATGACTGATGCGCAGGGCCGCGACAATGTGGTGACTGCCGAGATGGCAATGGACAGTGAAGGGCGTTTCCTTGGTCTACGGATCGACCTCACGGCGAACATGGGCGCCTATATATCTCAGTTTGGTCCCTTCATCCCGTTTGTCGGCGTCTCCATGTCGACGGGCGTTTATGACATCCGGGCGCTCGATGTGACAATCAATGGCGTCTACACCAACACTTGCCCGGTGGATGCCTATCGCGGGGCGGGGCGTCCTGAAGCCGCATTCCTGCTCGAGAAGCTGGTCGACGCCTGCGCGCGGGACCTTGGCATCGGGCGTGACGAAATACGCCGCCGCAACTTCATAAGGCCCGAACAGTTTCCCTATCGCACCCAGACCGGTCGTCTTTACGACGTCGGCGAGTTCGAGGGGCACATGAACAAGTGCATGCAGAACGCCGGCTGGGCCACGTTCGAAGAGCGGCTGGAAACGTCACGCCGCAACGGAAAACTGCGTGGCATCGGCATGGCCACCTATGTTGAAGCCTGCGCCTTTGCCGGTTCGGAGCCGGCCCATGTCCGGCTCAACGACGATGGGAGTGTCACACTTCTGATCGGGACCCAGTCCAACGGTCAGGGACACGCCACCGCCTACGCCCAGTTCGTGGCGGACAAGCTCAACATCGACATCGACCGGATCACAGTGCGCCAGGGCGACACGGACGAATTGGCCTCCGGTGGCGGCACGGGCGGCTCGCGCTCCATTCCGCTGGGCGGTGTCTCTGCCGCGCGCGCCGGTGAAGACCTTGCCGAGAAAATTCGAAAACTGGCGGCGGATGAACTTGAAGCCTCCGTGGATGACATCGAACTGTTCGGTGGGGCTGCGCGCATCGTAGGCACAGACCGGGCCGTGGACTTTTCAGCGATTGCGAAGGCCGCCAAGGCACCCGAAGATCTGGAAGGCTTCGGCGAGTTCGTGCAGGAAGAGGCGACCTATCCCAACGGCACCCATATCTGCGAGGTCGAAATCGATCCGGAAACCGGCCGCACACAAGTTGTAGCTTATTGGATCGTTGACGATTTCGGCGCGACAGTGAACCCGATCCTTCTCGCTGGTCAGGTTCATGGCGGTGTGGCGCAGGGGCTTGGGCAGGCGCTGACGGAAGACACGGTCTATTCGGAGGATGGGCAATTGATCACTGCGAGCTTCATGGATTACGCCATGCCGCGTGCGGATGATCTGCCGTTCATCCATTTCGAAACCCGCAACGTTCCCTCGACGACCAATGCGATGGGCATCAAGGGGGCGGGTGAGGCCGGGACAATCGGCGCCACGCCAGCGGTTCTCAACGCCGTGACGGATGCGCTCTACCATGCCTATGGCATCACGCATATCGACATGCCAACCACGCCTTCGCGCGTGTGGGAGGCGATCCGGCAGGCCCGAAAGGCGGCATGA
- a CDS encoding uracil-DNA glycosylase has protein sequence MLSFTPPTLRIPDAMDSAGLRELLTFYADAGVDEPLLDEAPDRFQETRAEAEKRAAQRQQPTQQKPVATRQPNPAAPAAVKAAVPDDAQAARAREIAKNAESLDALRDLLSTFDGCNLKTTAKNTVFADGNPQASVMFVGEAPGRDEDIQGLPFVGRSGKLLDRMLAAIGLDRTSVYISNVIPWRPPGNRDPSPLETEICRPFIERHIELVAPKVLVTLGNPSTKLLLNTQTGIMRMRGNWAMHKTPSGLDIPTMPTLHPAYLLRNPAHKKLAWQDFLQIKLKLESAH, from the coding sequence ATGCTTTCTTTCACCCCGCCGACGCTCAGGATACCGGACGCGATGGATTCCGCTGGACTAAGGGAGCTTCTGACCTTCTATGCCGATGCCGGCGTGGACGAGCCCCTTTTGGATGAAGCGCCCGACCGTTTTCAGGAAACGCGTGCGGAGGCGGAGAAAAGAGCGGCGCAACGACAGCAGCCAACGCAGCAGAAACCAGTGGCGACCAGGCAGCCTAACCCTGCCGCTCCGGCCGCAGTCAAAGCCGCGGTGCCCGACGATGCGCAGGCAGCGCGCGCGCGTGAGATCGCCAAGAATGCGGAAAGTCTGGATGCGCTGCGCGATTTGCTCTCCACCTTCGATGGCTGCAATCTGAAGACCACGGCGAAAAACACCGTTTTCGCCGACGGAAATCCTCAGGCCAGCGTGATGTTCGTCGGCGAGGCACCGGGTCGCGACGAGGACATTCAAGGGCTCCCCTTCGTCGGTCGCTCCGGCAAGCTGCTGGATCGCATGCTGGCGGCCATCGGTCTCGACCGCACCTCCGTCTATATTTCCAACGTGATCCCGTGGCGGCCGCCCGGCAATCGGGATCCCTCCCCTCTGGAAACGGAAATCTGCCGCCCGTTCATCGAACGGCATATAGAGCTTGTTGCGCCCAAAGTTCTGGTGACGCTCGGGAATCCCTCAACCAAGCTGCTGCTTAACACGCAGACCGGTATCATGCGGATGCGTGGCAACTGGGCGATGCACAAGACGCCGTCTGGCCTCGACATCCCCACCATGCCAACGCTCCACCCCGCATATCTCCTGCGAAATCCGGCCCACAAAAAGCTTGCCTGGCAGGATTTTCTGCAGATCAAACTGAAGCTGGAAAGCGCTCACTAA
- the pepN gene encoding aminopeptidase N, producing the protein MRTESGQIFRLEDYQPSNYLIPEIALDFRLDPQETLVTATLTVERIARAPADAPLILDGDGLTLEALRINGEEAATDSHDVSPDRLTITRLPASRQFELTIVTRIAPAMNTTLMGLYVSNGVFCTQCEAEGFRRITYFLDRPDILSVYTVRMEADRSEAPLLLSNGNPVEKGVLADGRHFAVWHDPFPKPSYLFALVAGDLGVVKDRFTTASGREVDLGIYVEHGKEERATYAMDALKRSMRWDEDRFGREYDLDVFNIVAVSDFNMGAMENKGLNVFNDKYVLADHDTATDADFANIEAIIAHEYFHNWTGNRITCRDWFQLCLKEGLTVFRDHEFSADQRSRAVKRIAEVRGLRAHQFPEDQGPLAHPVRPRRYREINNFYTATVYEKGSEVVRMLCTILGSEAFRAGMDLYFDRHDGQAVTIEDFVKSFEDASGRDLSQFSLWYHQAGTPNVALSSRYDGNKNALTVEIEQSVPPTPSENRKRLMHIPLAFGLVGPDGSDLDYESVEGANVENGVMHLRRRRHQITFKGVTARPVLSINRGFSAPVTLSVEINANEQLFLARHDSDPFSRWQALNTLLTGALITASKSVRGGKKPVFDDEIISITADLAADETLEEAFRALTLSVPGEADVAREIGRDIDPDTIHAARKALLLAIAQAGGETFRKLYDGLLDNAPFSPDARSAGRRALRNTLIEFLTLDDANPAAAYRQFEDADNMTERAGALTVLAQHFHDTAEGRAALAAFEERYSNNPLVLDKWFQIQAMIPSAETVSLIRNLMKHPQFLLANPNRVRALVGTFSMANQTAFHSADGEGYRLVAETVTALDRHNPQVAARLATAFRSWRSLEKGRREHARKLLSEMARRDDLSRDLADILERTLA; encoded by the coding sequence ATGCGTACAGAAAGCGGCCAGATTTTTCGTCTCGAGGACTATCAGCCAAGCAATTATCTCATTCCCGAGATAGCGCTTGATTTTCGGCTGGACCCTCAGGAAACGCTGGTGACGGCCACGCTGACAGTTGAACGGATCGCCCGGGCTCCAGCTGATGCACCACTGATTCTCGATGGAGACGGGCTGACGCTGGAAGCACTGCGGATCAATGGAGAGGAGGCCGCGACTGACAGCCATGACGTGTCGCCGGATCGCCTGACAATCACACGTCTGCCGGCTTCCCGGCAGTTCGAACTCACCATCGTCACGCGGATCGCGCCAGCGATGAACACGACGTTGATGGGGCTCTATGTTTCGAACGGCGTTTTCTGCACACAATGCGAAGCCGAAGGGTTCCGCCGCATCACCTATTTCCTCGACCGGCCCGATATCCTCTCGGTCTATACGGTGCGCATGGAGGCGGACCGATCAGAGGCGCCTCTTCTCTTGTCAAACGGCAATCCGGTGGAAAAGGGGGTTCTCGCGGACGGGCGTCATTTCGCCGTCTGGCATGATCCTTTCCCCAAACCCTCGTATCTGTTCGCGCTCGTCGCCGGCGATCTTGGTGTGGTGAAGGACCGCTTCACCACCGCCTCGGGGCGGGAGGTCGATCTTGGGATCTATGTCGAACATGGGAAGGAAGAACGCGCGACCTACGCGATGGATGCGTTGAAACGCTCGATGCGCTGGGACGAGGATCGTTTCGGGCGCGAATACGATCTCGATGTGTTCAACATTGTCGCCGTGTCGGATTTCAACATGGGCGCGATGGAGAACAAGGGACTCAACGTCTTCAACGACAAATATGTGCTCGCGGATCACGACACCGCAACAGATGCAGATTTCGCCAATATAGAAGCTATCATCGCGCATGAATATTTTCACAATTGGACAGGCAATAGAATCACTTGCCGGGATTGGTTCCAGCTCTGCCTAAAGGAAGGCCTCACCGTTTTTCGCGATCATGAATTCTCCGCGGATCAGCGATCGCGTGCAGTCAAACGTATTGCCGAAGTCCGTGGACTTCGCGCACATCAGTTTCCCGAAGACCAGGGTCCTCTCGCGCATCCCGTGCGACCACGCCGCTACCGCGAGATCAACAATTTCTACACCGCGACCGTCTACGAAAAGGGCTCTGAAGTCGTCCGCATGCTGTGCACGATTTTGGGCTCCGAGGCTTTCCGAGCCGGGATGGATCTCTATTTCGATCGCCATGACGGACAGGCCGTAACCATCGAGGATTTTGTAAAATCCTTCGAGGATGCTTCCGGACGGGATCTCAGCCAGTTTTCGCTCTGGTACCATCAGGCCGGCACACCCAATGTGGCGCTTTCATCGCGTTATGATGGCAATAAGAACGCGCTGACGGTCGAGATCGAGCAATCCGTGCCGCCGACACCCTCCGAAAACCGCAAACGCCTGATGCACATTCCTCTCGCTTTCGGCCTTGTTGGTCCGGACGGGAGCGATCTCGACTACGAAAGTGTGGAGGGAGCGAATGTCGAAAATGGTGTGATGCACCTGCGTAGACGCCGACACCAGATCACCTTCAAGGGTGTGACGGCGCGTCCAGTTCTGTCAATAAACCGGGGCTTCTCCGCTCCAGTCACGCTTTCCGTCGAAATCAATGCCAACGAGCAACTCTTCCTTGCCCGCCATGATAGCGACCCGTTTTCCCGCTGGCAGGCGCTGAACACGCTCCTGACCGGCGCCTTGATTACAGCCAGCAAGTCAGTGCGCGGGGGAAAGAAGCCGGTATTTGACGACGAGATTATCTCAATCACGGCGGACCTGGCCGCTGATGAAACGCTGGAGGAGGCTTTTCGAGCGTTGACCCTGAGCGTGCCCGGCGAAGCCGACGTGGCGCGTGAAATCGGGCGCGATATTGACCCCGATACAATCCACGCTGCCCGCAAAGCTCTTCTCCTGGCGATCGCGCAGGCAGGCGGTGAAACCTTCCGTAAGCTCTATGATGGGCTGCTCGACAACGCGCCCTTCTCGCCGGATGCGCGCAGTGCGGGGCGTCGCGCACTGCGGAACACATTGATCGAATTTCTCACCCTGGATGATGCAAACCCCGCAGCCGCATACAGGCAATTTGAAGACGCCGACAACATGACGGAGCGCGCAGGCGCGCTCACGGTTCTTGCACAGCACTTCCATGATACCGCCGAGGGCAGAGCTGCGCTGGCGGCCTTCGAGGAGCGCTACAGCAACAACCCGCTCGTGCTCGACAAATGGTTCCAGATCCAGGCGATGATCCCATCGGCAGAAACAGTTTCCTTGATCCGCAACCTGATGAAGCATCCCCAGTTCTTGCTCGCCAATCCAAACAGGGTGCGCGCCCTGGTCGGGACTTTCTCGATGGCGAACCAGACGGCCTTCCACAGTGCCGATGGCGAAGGATATCGCCTCGTCGCAGAGACGGTCACCGCGCTCGACCGTCACAATCCGCAGGTGGCAGCTCGTCTCGCCACCGCATTCCGTTCCTGGCGCTCGCTGGAAAAGGGCCGACGCGAGCATGCGCGCAAGCTTCTCTCCGAAATGGCCAGGCGCGACGACCTCTCTCGTGACCTGGCGGATATACTGGAACGAACCCTCGCCTGA
- a CDS encoding helix-turn-helix domain-containing protein: MKTNITTAAKTNAGTLIREWRERRRMSQLHLALEAGISQRHLSFLERGRSNPSRDMVLLLSESLSIPLRQRNRILLASGYAPGFSERDLHDPDLKPAMEVVQAVLDGHAPNPAIAIDRHWTMVAANQAIAPLLEGVINADLLKPPVNVLRLSLHPEGLAPSIINLPAWRAHVLERLRHLIDQTADPQLTALEKELAAYPVEKTGPPPKTNPTDMIAVPLRLRLRTTELSFITTTTVFGTPLDVTLSELAIESFFPADPETAGFLRQVQSRGS, from the coding sequence ATGAAGACAAACATCACCACGGCAGCAAAAACGAACGCGGGTACGCTGATCAGGGAGTGGCGTGAGCGTCGGCGCATGAGCCAGCTCCATCTGGCGCTGGAGGCGGGCATTTCCCAACGCCATCTCAGTTTCCTGGAACGGGGCCGCTCCAACCCCTCGCGGGACATGGTTCTGCTTTTGTCGGAAAGCCTTTCCATTCCGCTTCGTCAGCGCAATCGCATCCTCCTTGCCTCAGGCTATGCGCCCGGTTTCTCAGAACGCGATCTTCACGACCCGGATTTGAAACCGGCAATGGAGGTGGTGCAGGCGGTGCTTGATGGCCACGCGCCCAACCCGGCCATCGCGATCGACCGGCATTGGACGATGGTCGCAGCAAACCAAGCCATCGCGCCTCTGCTAGAGGGTGTGATCAATGCGGACCTGCTAAAGCCGCCCGTAAACGTTTTGCGCCTCAGCTTGCATCCCGAGGGGCTTGCGCCGAGCATCATCAACCTGCCTGCATGGCGTGCGCATGTGCTGGAACGGTTGCGTCACCTGATCGACCAGACAGCCGATCCGCAACTGACGGCACTGGAGAAGGAGTTGGCGGCCTATCCAGTCGAAAAGACCGGCCCGCCCCCCAAAACCAACCCGACAGACATGATTGCTGTCCCGCTGCGCTTGCGCCTGCGAACTACCGAACTCTCCTTCATCACCACGACGACGGTGTTCGGAACACCGCTCGACGTGACACTGTCGGAACTTGCCATTGAAAGCTTTTTTCCGGCCGACCCAGAAACGGCTGGCTTTTTGCGACAGGTTCAGAGCCGAGGCTCATGA
- a CDS encoding DMT family transporter: MPAETEVGAESKPLIGITLKVISVSVFVMMSSLIKSAGMVPSGQIVFFRSFFAIFPIIAMLAWRRELATAFRTRHPVSHIMRGLVGVTSMGLGFFALTRLPLPDAITLNYAQPLIVVVFSAIFMGEVVRIYRWSAVAVGFLGVIIIAWPKLTLLTGNAGLEAAEAVGVIAALCGATGSAVAMLLVRRLVQTEKTATIVLWFSVTATVLSLFTIPFGWAELSRGQYLALAGAGICGGMAQILMTECYRHAELSTIAPFEYTSMLLAIVIGYFAFGDVPTLYTLVGGMIVIGAGLFIIWRERRLGLRRVAARRFVPPSS; encoded by the coding sequence ATGCCCGCTGAGACCGAAGTCGGTGCTGAAAGCAAACCACTGATCGGCATCACGCTGAAGGTTATTTCGGTCTCGGTTTTTGTTATGATGTCCTCGCTGATCAAGTCGGCGGGGATGGTCCCCTCGGGCCAGATCGTCTTTTTTCGCTCCTTTTTTGCGATATTCCCGATCATCGCTATGCTTGCCTGGCGGCGGGAGTTGGCAACCGCTTTTCGCACCAGACATCCCGTCAGCCACATCATGCGCGGTCTGGTGGGGGTGACCTCTATGGGGCTTGGCTTCTTCGCGCTGACACGATTGCCTCTGCCCGATGCGATCACACTCAACTACGCCCAGCCGCTCATTGTTGTCGTTTTCTCGGCCATTTTCATGGGCGAGGTGGTTCGCATTTACCGCTGGAGCGCCGTTGCAGTCGGCTTTCTGGGGGTTATCATCATCGCCTGGCCGAAACTGACCCTTCTGACCGGAAACGCCGGCCTTGAGGCGGCCGAAGCGGTGGGGGTCATCGCTGCCCTGTGCGGCGCGACCGGCTCTGCCGTCGCAATGCTTCTGGTCCGGCGTCTCGTTCAAACAGAGAAGACGGCCACCATCGTTTTGTGGTTCTCGGTGACGGCCACCGTGCTCTCCCTGTTCACCATTCCTTTCGGATGGGCGGAATTATCGCGCGGTCAATATCTCGCCTTGGCGGGCGCGGGCATTTGCGGCGGGATGGCGCAAATTCTGATGACAGAGTGCTATCGTCATGCGGAACTCTCCACGATTGCTCCTTTCGAATACACGTCGATGCTTCTGGCCATTGTCATTGGTTACTTCGCTTTCGGCGACGTGCCGACCCTTTACACCCTGGTAGGCGGAATGATCGTGATCGGAGCCGGGCTCTTCATCATCTGGCGCGAGCGCCGCCTTGGCCTCAGGCGGGTCGCTGCCCGCCGTTTCGTGCCGCCTTCCTCATGA
- a CDS encoding DUF2585 family protein translates to MIGGQEVSLPENPLLRAYRQRPVAVTAFCVLAVLAIQALFLKLMGQTTICDCGTVKLWYSDPSGPETSQHIGDWYTYSHFLHGLLFYGLLWLIAPRMPLGYRLALAVGLEAAWEMAENTPMVINRYRESALAQGYYGDSVINSLSDTLATIAGFFVARFSPLWLSILLVVVTEIFMAVMIRDNLTLNILQLIYPSEAISSWQTGG, encoded by the coding sequence ATGATTGGGGGACAGGAAGTGAGTCTACCGGAGAACCCGCTGCTGAGGGCCTACAGGCAGAGACCGGTCGCCGTGACCGCTTTCTGCGTTCTCGCTGTCCTTGCCATTCAGGCGCTGTTCCTGAAACTCATGGGACAGACAACAATCTGTGACTGCGGCACGGTGAAGCTCTGGTACTCGGACCCTTCCGGCCCCGAGACCTCCCAGCATATCGGGGACTGGTACACCTATTCGCACTTTCTGCACGGTCTGCTCTTCTATGGCCTTCTTTGGCTCATCGCCCCACGCATGCCGCTCGGTTATCGCCTCGCGCTTGCTGTAGGGCTGGAAGCAGCGTGGGAGATGGCGGAAAACACGCCAATGGTCATCAATCGCTACCGCGAATCCGCACTCGCTCAGGGATATTACGGAGACAGCGTCATCAATTCGCTCTCCGACACGCTTGCAACCATTGCCGGCTTCTTCGTCGCACGTTTTTCACCTCTTTGGCTGAGCATTCTCCTGGTGGTTGTGACGGAGATTTTCATGGCGGTCATGATCCGCGACAATCTCACTTTGAACATTCTCCAGCTGATCTATCCATCCGAAGCCATCTCCAGTTGGCAGACGGGCGGCTGA